From the genome of Nicotiana sylvestris chromosome 1, ASM39365v2, whole genome shotgun sequence:
ctcagtagtgaagttgaaatcctacaagggtaggtcgtggtttttaatcccgttgagctggGAATTTTTCATCTAAAATTCCTCTATGTCATTTACTTACTGTAGTGTGCATGTGTTCTGttgaacctggttctctatagagtttggtggacccttaaatTCTATCAATCTACTAAAAAGAGTGTCTGATAGCtacaatccaaaaaaaaaagtttaggTGTTAAGGTCCCTGGAACTGCTAGGGCACTCAATAAGAGAAAGGCTACATCTTCGATCCCTGTAGAGACTCCTCCTATGAGAGGAAGAGCTATAAGGAGTCAGAGGAAGCAGAGTGAGGCCAAACTTGAGAGAGCCTTAGAAGAGAATAAAAGAAAAGTTGCtacaaaaggaaagaagaaagtgAATGAACAAGTTGAGGCAATTGAGGTTGAGGAGATAGACCTAGACCTTCATGAGGAGGACGAGGCAGAGGAGGTGACCGATCTTATATCACCCTTCAAATAGAATTAGAAAAAGTAATGTCTCATTGCATAATGCGGATTCTAAACATTCATGATCTAGATATGAATGAGTCGAATGAATTACCCTCGGTCTATTAGTGAACCATCTCTCCGGGGATTGTGAAAGGTAGCAAACATGCTAATTAAAATTGATTTATCAATATTAGAATATAGATGATTAATACTAATTTTTCAACAAATTTGATTGGTTGATACAAGTTGATTTTTTGCTATAGTAAATTGATGAAACCATAGCTAGTCCAATAGTTGCTTCAGCGGCTGCAGGATATGACtccaaaagcaaagaaaagaaagacttTCAAAAAGAAGTCTCCTTCAAAGACTGTTGATACAGAGCCTTCTGCCTTGGCACAAAGAACCAGGTCTGCTAGGAAATCTAGGAAAGTGCAAGTAGTGGAAGAAGAAGACAGTGAAGAAGAGAGGAAACTGATGAAAAATAGGAAAAGATAGTGAAGTTTAGAAAAAGAACAATTCTGAAGGGTAGACTACTCAGGGGCTTGGAGGAGGAAGGACTAGTGATGGTGCTGGAGAAGCTAGAACTTAGAGATGGAAGGAAGACTAGCCCAAGAAAAACTTATGAAGTTTATGGATAACTGTGAAATCAAGAATGGCAGGGTCACCAGTGCAGTGAAAGGGGTGAATGCGAGCTTTGATTCCAAGGAACTAGGAGAAATTCTAAGGGTACCTGCTGAAGGGTACATTGACTACAAGAAGCTGAAATGGCCAAGCCTAGAAAACCTACCCACCTTTCTTGCCATTACAAGAAAATTTGCTGACAGTGACTTAGAGCTATAACCCAAGGTTGTGTACAAAAGTGAGATAAAGTCTGCCCACAAGCTGCTTTTTGAATTTATCAATAAGGTTATTTTGCCTAGGCAGGAGAGAAGGTACATTGCAACTTTTATGGACCTAGTCCTTATGGAGTGCCTGGATAGTGGAAGGAATATCAATTGGTCGGGGTTTATCATCCAGCTCCTTGATAGGGTACTCACTGGCTCCAAAACTCATGCCATACCCTATAGGTTCATTCTCATTATTGTGCTTGCTCACTTCAAGTTCCCCTCAAGAATGGGATGTTAGCACAAGTAAAGATCACTTTGGGGCTAACACCTTGATTGCATGTGACTATGAATTCCATACTGCTCCTAAaaaacctggttcatccaagagAGTGCATGTGAACAACAAATTGATAGCCTTGGTGCATGAGAGTGGGGCTAAAGATGCTGAGATTGAGAGGTTGAAGAAAAGGCTGGTAGAAGTAGAAactgagagggatgctctcaaAAATGAGCTTGCAAAGTTAAAGGAGAAGAATGAAGGCATCCTTAATGACATGTTGAAGTTGCTTCAGGCCAGAAATCAAGAACCTGGTCCTTCCCAGCCTTAAACCCTTCCTAGCCTAGTTAGAAAACCAGTGACCCGAATGGGATATTTTGTCTTTTTTCTCATGGTGTAGTAGTTTATTTCCTCCTATGTTTTGTGGATGACTCTTATCAATGATAATCAACTACTTTTGCTCTAATTATTTCTTAACGCTACTTATATGGCTAATATGCTTGGATTGACAAGTGATACTTGACTCCTTGATTGCATTTGACGTAGCCTAAATGGCCATGAGTAAGATCTGCTAAAATCTGGTTATCTAACATAATTATGCAACTTTTAGATGATGACAAAAGGAGTAATATAGGTTGTTCTTTTTACTTTAGACTGTGATGtctataacctaatgaacctggtccttgatgatttgTGACATTAAAATGGAAAGTGTTCTAACATTATAttgatgttgagctgagttgAAACATGTTTCATGCttatgaaaagcacagagtttgtcatcatcaaaaagagaAAACTTGTTGTCCTAAGTAAGTTTTGATGATTGATAAAAGAAACACATGCATGAACTAGGTCCATACACAGCATACACAGGGCACGAAAAGATTCAAGAACAAGACATGCATGTGAAAGAGATAAGCATAAGTGGTTAAATCTGATATCTCCTTaatgaaaaggttgcataattaataaggagaaagactccttacttGAAGAGAACTCTATCCTAGATAAGGAAGGAATTAGAAGTTGAAGATAACTTGAACGAGTATAgaattagaactctagttatttcttattctactaactctctctctctctctcctctctctctctctctctctctctctctctctctctctctatatatatatatatatatatatatatatatatatatatatatatataagttcatTATCTTTTACATGTGATGCACAAACGTTGAAGTTAAGcaagaattgagagcaaaatagcaagacatttttcaagaaattcttttgtgattcaagtgtgcgaacctgaatctacatgaactagatagaagaaccagccaagtttctgtcttttattctagttcaattgtagtagggcttttgagttgtacctttcagctttatctagaagcattTGTACTAGGTACTTTGAGTTGTAgaattcaagttagagttaacttgaagttgtggCAACAGCTTGAGGTTGGTTGCCACAAAGGGTTAGAgctaatccttaggtttacaagagttttgtaaatgttgtttttggttcagtgatttagtgaagtgttggaaaAAATCTTATTGGATAGTAGGTCGTGACTTTTTACCTTTTGAAccgggtgttttccacgtaaaaatacttgtaTTTTTTACTTTCTGAAATTATTATTCCGCAATTGTAGTGTAAGAAACACATAAAAGAACTAGTTCCTTCTATAATCCAGTGCACGCGTAAATTGGACACTACTCAAATCATCTCATCCCCCTCTCTTATGTGtcattgaagtataaaacatcagaTATGTCAAAAACATATGATAGAGCTGAATGggtttatattaaaaaaataattttgcgTATGGGTTTCCATGATAGGTTTGTGAATTGGATAATGCAATGCATCTCTACTTCTACATATAGATTTAATCTAAATGGAGAAATTGTAGGATCTATTAAACCAACTAGGGGGCTTCACCAAGGggtttgtaacgacccgaccggttgttttgagaattAGCATTTCATTTAGTGGTTTAACATCTCGATCAGCTTCGTATTAAGTATTATGGCTTGAGTGTGTGGCCGGGTTAGGTTTTCGGATGAGTCAGGatcaatttggaagaaggatTATTATTTTAGAGGCTTAAGTGAAAAGAGTTGACTAGAGTTTCACTTTTGTGTAGAAGAATCCAgaatggtattttgatgattccaatagctttgtatggtaattttggacttaggcgtgttCCCAAATTTTGAGGTTCGTAGATTAATTTGATGCGTTTTAGCAAAAATTAAAAAGTTGAAGGTTTTGGAGGATGAGAGGTTTGACCAGGAGTTGCCTTTATTGATATCGGGCTATGATTGCAATTTTGAGAGTTGGATTATATCCGTTATGTCAATTGGGACtttcatgcaaaatttgaggttaatccaGATTGATTTGATCTGATTCGGCACGAGTtatagaagttgaaagttcataatttcattaagtttgatttgaggtgcgattcatagttttgatattgttctatgtgatttgaggcctcgagcaggtccaaGTTATGTTTTGGAACTTGTTAGTATGCAAGCTCGAGGGCCCTGGTGTGTTTCGGACAAGTTTCGAATCATTTTCATGTGTTTGGGCAAGTCTGGTTCTAGTGTTTCGCTTTTGTGCAAGTCGGAACTCAGGTGTTGCGTCACTTCTGTGGAATGTGGATCACTTTTGCAATGTTGGGGCATGTCTAGGACTTCCGCTTCTACAAGTGAGGAACCACAGGTGCAATATTGCATATGCGGAATGAAGATCGCAGATGCGAAATGGATGCTCTCGATGGTGGTCCACTTCTTTGGAGTTTTTAACGCTTCTGCGGGATCGTAGATCCAATGGGTCACTCGCAGGTATGATTCTTGGGCTGGTAAGTGATAATCGCAGGTGCGAATGGTTGCTGGCAAAAGCGAGAATCCAGGTGCGCATTGTTTATCCGCAAATGCGAAACCCTGGGCAACATCTTCATATatcgagggtttggccatttttatcacTTTTTGAGTTAGAGGCCTCGATTTTGAGCAATTTTTTAGGGGTTCTTCACAGGTTGACTTGGATTAAATGTTCTTTACCggatttgattatatttcatgatttcttctttattttaacattaaattagtgatttgaatgggagaaaaatgggaatttttgtgaaaactttcaaaaatatatgatgatttgaaggatgaTTTGATGTCGGAATTGGActattttggtatggttggactcgtatcggaatgggtgttcggattttgttAATTTTATCGGGTTTTGATGTGCGGTTCCGGGGTTGACTTTTAGTTGACTTTTAAATTTTCTTTAGAGATCGAAGCTTTATTATCCGGAATTGTTTCTTATggattttatttatgatattaagttattttggctagatttgagtcgTTCGAAGGTTGTTTCACAtgagaaggtcattttagagtatctGATTAGCTTCTTTGATGTAAGtttcttgcctaactttgtggggggaactaccccttaagATTTGCGTCGTTTGCGCTATTTGTATCATGTGAaggccgtgtacgcgaggtgacgagtacgtactcggTCTTATTTGTAGAAATTTGACCATGTTAGACTCTTAGGTTCTTATGTTCATTAAAAATGAATTTGTCTTATCACATTAAATCCTCCATTTGCTAAATTCACCCTTACGTGTCTTATTTGGAGTTGATTGATTCATGTTCTACCCTTGTTTCCAAATAAACTTTTATGtgccttaattgaagttgttgcCTCTTTTATTTCCATGTTGTCTCTTTCCATAATTTCTTAACctcagttgaagtttttgttattCCTTCCATTATGACTTATCCTTATTTAGAATCATTGTTACCTACTATGCCTCTTATCGTCGAGTTGTGCTTATTTGGAAATATTGTTACATGTCATCCCTTCAATTGTTGAGTTACTCTTATTAGATATCGTCGTTGCACATTATCACTCCCGTTGTTGAGTTATTCTTGTTTGAAACCATTATTATTTGTTGTGCCTTTCATTGTGAGCTCGTTCTTCCTTTTTTGTGTTCTGTAATTCTgatgttgatttacttgtcgtactttcgtgttattattgttgtttttgttttattcattGTAGTTGAGCCGAGGGATATACGTGGTGTGGTATTGGAACTGTTTTTTGAGAAAATGTTGTAGTATATGGGCACATGTGGTGAAAGTCATTATATTGTGTTGTTATGTTTTTGGTACACGTGGTATTGTTGAGAGGATTGTTGGGGTGTTCACACATGAGTTATCCGTGCTActgttattattgatatttgcacatgTGGCATGACAAAGCGGGCTATATGTGTGAGTTTGCCCATGTAGCGAGACAAGGCAGGAATAATATTTTTATGAGCGTGCGGCGAGACAGGGGGGAATTTACT
Proteins encoded in this window:
- the LOC138870126 gene encoding protein PXR1-like, which gives rise to MKKEKESEGVQGDIRGKGKEEVVESSPTHVGLTEEIWTMVLRNEEVVDEEESWREEGGTGFGDAAGDTIQLFRVKGTTEGTAEGTGVKVPGTARALNKRKATSSIPVETPPMRGRAIRSQRKQSEAKLERALEENKRKVATKGKKKVNEQVEAIEVEEIDLDLHEEDEAEELLQRLQDMTPKAKKRKTFKKKSPSKTVDTEPSALAQRTRSARKSRKVQVVEEEDSEEERKLMKNRKR